In the genome of Ancylomarina subtilis, one region contains:
- a CDS encoding protein-disulfide reductase DsbD domain-containing protein — MKNLICLLGILFFVHVHIKGQSFDRNFYDLSSDGMEQLNIRIFTDYDKIEIGGEFVLAVCFDLEEDWHTYTAMNTGKNRPTSIILSLPDGIVVNDTIWPGPVVVESSKGGTNMIYDSDFMVLYKLCANKKINPSKIGVNASFQVCSSDLCMLGEASLETQIVTGENKKNCFYDGIQKELKLRKK, encoded by the coding sequence ATGAAGAATTTAATTTGCTTGTTAGGTATCCTATTTTTTGTTCATGTTCATATAAAAGGTCAGTCATTTGATCGTAACTTCTATGATCTGTCATCTGATGGTATGGAACAATTAAATATTCGAATATTCACCGATTATGATAAAATTGAAATAGGAGGCGAATTTGTTTTAGCAGTTTGCTTTGATCTGGAAGAAGACTGGCACACCTACACAGCCATGAATACGGGAAAGAACAGACCTACTTCAATTATTCTATCATTGCCCGATGGCATAGTGGTTAACGATACGATCTGGCCAGGTCCGGTTGTTGTGGAAAGCAGTAAAGGAGGGACAAATATGATTTATGATTCCGATTTTATGGTCTTGTATAAGCTATGTGCAAATAAAAAAATAAATCCTTCGAAAATAGGTGTTAATGCTTCTTTTCAAGTGTGTAGTTCCGACCTATGTATGCTGGGCGAAGCAAGTTTAGAAACTCAAATTGTGACAGGAGAAAATAAGAAGAATTGCTTCTACGATGGGATTCAGAAGGAGTTAAAACTAAGAAAAAAATAA
- a CDS encoding TlpA disulfide reductase family protein has translation MQRKYFRQLVPLFVLICIYSCNVKRPCIEGCISGENWEKIYLYSESSREPLDSAMVNNNRFKINTRNLKSQICYIGRAKNKVPLFVIPALIKTSLIVTNGKIAMDVSGSPEHQMLETYKKELSQSKEAERLQVCDERINEAKQKSNDSLVSQLNAEYWQMVNRKTEQLIEKNQNSPFGLYLFYKRFVYFKNFYTQEKIDEIRHNYKSLGAKALESLWAEKIEQTLTRFEKSVVGKNAPDFSGTDTLGITKRLSDFKGKYVLVDFWASWCYWCRLETPYFKKAIDLYDDNQLAVLGVSFDSKEKSWRAAIEEDESHWNQLLVTQEEMNQIKNAYAFSGIPHIILLDSQGKIVARGLRGEEMINTLKKYLGN, from the coding sequence ATGCAACGAAAGTATTTTAGGCAATTAGTGCCACTATTTGTTCTCATTTGTATTTATTCCTGTAACGTAAAAAGACCTTGTATCGAAGGATGCATCTCTGGTGAAAACTGGGAAAAAATTTATCTTTATTCTGAAAGTAGTAGGGAACCACTAGATTCGGCTATGGTTAATAATAACCGGTTTAAAATAAATACCAGAAATCTGAAAAGCCAAATCTGTTATATCGGAAGAGCAAAAAATAAGGTTCCCCTTTTTGTGATTCCGGCTCTCATTAAAACATCCTTAATTGTTACCAATGGAAAAATCGCCATGGATGTTTCCGGATCACCAGAGCATCAAATGCTTGAGACCTATAAAAAGGAACTGAGCCAATCAAAAGAAGCGGAACGTTTGCAGGTTTGCGACGAAAGGATTAATGAAGCAAAACAAAAGTCCAATGATTCATTGGTTTCTCAGCTCAATGCAGAATATTGGCAAATGGTTAATCGTAAAACCGAGCAATTGATTGAAAAGAATCAGAATTCTCCTTTTGGTTTATACCTGTTTTATAAGCGGTTCGTCTATTTTAAAAACTTCTATACTCAGGAAAAAATTGATGAAATTCGACATAATTATAAAAGTTTAGGAGCAAAAGCATTAGAGTCACTATGGGCTGAAAAAATTGAACAAACCTTAACAAGATTTGAAAAGAGTGTTGTAGGGAAAAATGCGCCCGATTTTTCAGGAACCGATACGTTAGGGATAACCAAAAGATTAAGTGACTTCAAAGGGAAATACGTTTTGGTTGATTTTTGGGCTAGCTGGTGTTATTGGTGCCGTTTGGAAACGCCTTATTTTAAAAAAGCGATTGATTTATATGATGATAATCAATTGGCTGTGCTTGGTGTTTCTTTTGATAGTAAGGAAAAGTCGTGGCGTGCCGCTATAGAAGAGGATGAGAGTCATTGGAATCAATTATTGGTTACACAAGAGGAGATGAACCAAATTAAAAATGCTTATGCTTTTAGTGGGATTCCTCATATTATTTTGCTCGATTCTCAGGGGAAAATAGTCGCTCGGGGGTTAAGAGGAGAAGAGATGATTAATACTTTGAAAAAATATTTAGGCAACTAA
- a CDS encoding FG-GAP repeat domain-containing protein has translation MKFTIYAFLISMLFVQGVRAQVENRSFQEPFRLKTGAEFINVHESGHSAPYLYDINKDGKLDLLLGYYGRERLETDTVRSGHCLTKGACKIYLNNGDNIKPEYTYHGEIQAGNDRAFVPCDCCVGFVPGLADINGDGIDDLVSGSFPGQAYFFKGKEDGNFEPFVFIRDTLGNTLNPGHTTTVAPFDWDGDGLLDLVWGVRFKGVAVSRNVGTRKQAAFLVPEFIDIMPYTEGYEKVSSHTVPVDWNGDGRFDLVCGSESGDVFVCLNTGTAKEPKFDSKPEVLIMNKRNHSKALVGENQPHGYRSKLFVHDYNGDGKLDILVGDVYTEREIFRELSSEEMMLKKQKETAAKGSKEERRAFFKTYYDFVDKECVKLMNANTDLTEVEAKGLAWNNLPDEMLMGFQKYLQESEKKWAFLSDFKTQNSYVGGFVWVYIQK, from the coding sequence ATGAAATTTACAATATATGCATTCTTAATATCTATGTTGTTCGTTCAGGGAGTGAGAGCACAGGTGGAAAATAGATCATTTCAGGAACCATTTCGGTTAAAAACAGGTGCTGAATTTATTAATGTTCATGAGTCGGGGCACTCCGCCCCTTATTTGTATGATATAAACAAGGATGGAAAGCTTGATTTACTTTTGGGTTATTATGGACGTGAACGGCTTGAAACTGATACAGTTCGTTCTGGACATTGCCTGACCAAAGGGGCTTGTAAAATATATTTGAATAATGGAGATAACATCAAACCCGAATATACCTACCATGGAGAAATACAGGCCGGTAACGACAGAGCTTTTGTGCCATGCGATTGTTGCGTCGGCTTTGTGCCGGGTTTGGCCGATATTAATGGCGATGGCATTGATGATTTGGTTTCGGGATCGTTTCCCGGTCAGGCATACTTTTTTAAAGGTAAAGAAGACGGTAACTTCGAACCCTTTGTATTTATCAGAGATACTTTAGGAAATACTTTAAACCCCGGGCATACAACTACCGTAGCCCCTTTCGATTGGGATGGCGACGGGTTGCTAGATTTGGTATGGGGTGTTCGCTTTAAAGGAGTAGCCGTGTCGCGAAATGTTGGAACCCGAAAACAAGCTGCTTTTTTAGTTCCTGAATTCATCGATATAATGCCTTATACTGAAGGTTATGAAAAAGTTTCGAGTCATACTGTTCCTGTTGATTGGAACGGTGACGGGCGTTTCGATTTGGTATGTGGCAGCGAGTCGGGCGATGTGTTTGTTTGCCTGAATACGGGAACTGCTAAAGAACCAAAATTTGATTCAAAACCTGAAGTATTAATTATGAACAAACGAAATCATTCAAAAGCCCTGGTGGGAGAAAATCAGCCACACGGATATCGATCAAAGCTATTTGTGCATGATTATAATGGTGATGGTAAGTTAGATATTCTGGTAGGTGATGTGTACACAGAAAGAGAGATTTTTAGGGAGTTATCATCCGAAGAAATGATGCTTAAAAAGCAAAAAGAAACGGCTGCGAAAGGAAGTAAAGAAGAGAGAAGAGCCTTTTTTAAAACCTATTATGATTTTGTGGATAAAGAATGTGTAAAGCTGATGAATGCCAATACCGATTTAACCGAGGTTGAAGCAAAGGGGTTGGCATGGAATAATTTACCTGATGAAATGCTTATGGGGTTTCAGAAATATTTGCAGGAGAGTGAAAAGAAATGGGCTTTCTTGTCTGATTTTAAAACACAAAATAGTTACGTGGGAGGTTTTGTTTGGGTGTATATTCAGAAATGA
- a CDS encoding RagB/SusD family nutrient uptake outer membrane protein, translating to MKRYILILIIGTLLGSCNSYLDEVPSKSTNLPLETIEQLDALLGNYSYFYQDKSRNAVLCTDDWEVSADLYNGFNASAYRSMDLVQVATWDVEYTAYDGKETLWSSEYTKIFYANMVLHYLDAVSGSEEKKAELKAEAYLIKAYSYWMLVNNFCLPYDESTKNELGISLKNSVSFEESIARSTLEETYIEIENCLEEALKLENSIIKAGTFRPWRGSSSAAKAFAARYYLSVNNYTKALQYANAALGDYSELFDYNSEMAFYESTVTVNNEQLEVNYPDTYYVTTSEVLSYKEFYYTRLAYHGYAWYVPSQELMDLYDQQSDLRYKYNFVENYSYTRDRTGVSYPGYVAMGTYNIPSGPTTSEMILIKAEALARTGSWQDAMNVVEQLRVKRIDSDMYTELVANTQEEAVKLIIRERRIERPFVFTWYDYRRYNNNEVSYDDVNLSREFYPYNSSAVLSGEPLVTYELRKGDRKWARPIPNTEVESSLGVIKQNTY from the coding sequence ATGAAAAGATATATTTTAATCTTAATAATAGGTACCCTATTGGGAAGTTGTAATTCCTATCTGGATGAAGTACCCTCAAAATCGACTAATTTACCACTTGAGACGATAGAACAGTTGGATGCTTTACTTGGGAATTACTCTTATTTCTACCAAGATAAAAGCAGGAACGCTGTTTTGTGCACCGATGATTGGGAAGTGTCAGCTGATTTATACAATGGTTTCAACGCAAGTGCTTACCGATCTATGGATCTGGTACAGGTTGCGACCTGGGATGTGGAATATACAGCCTATGATGGAAAAGAAACCCTTTGGAGTAGTGAGTATACTAAAATATTTTATGCCAATATGGTTTTGCATTATTTGGATGCTGTAAGCGGATCGGAAGAGAAAAAGGCAGAACTTAAAGCTGAAGCCTACTTGATTAAGGCATACAGTTACTGGATGTTGGTTAATAATTTTTGCTTGCCATACGATGAATCAACAAAGAATGAATTGGGAATATCTCTGAAAAATTCGGTTTCTTTTGAGGAGTCGATAGCACGCAGCACTCTCGAAGAGACTTACATTGAAATTGAAAATTGCCTTGAGGAAGCTCTAAAGTTGGAAAATTCAATTATTAAGGCAGGAACTTTCAGACCCTGGCGGGGAAGTTCATCGGCGGCTAAAGCATTTGCTGCACGCTATTATTTAAGTGTGAATAACTATACGAAAGCCTTGCAATACGCCAATGCAGCTTTGGGCGACTATTCCGAGCTATTCGATTACAATAGCGAAATGGCATTTTATGAATCAACCGTAACTGTGAACAACGAACAGCTTGAGGTAAATTACCCTGATACATATTATGTTACGACATCGGAGGTTCTTTCATACAAGGAATTCTATTACACAAGGTTGGCTTATCACGGCTATGCATGGTATGTACCAAGTCAGGAGTTAATGGATTTGTATGATCAGCAATCTGACTTAAGATACAAGTATAATTTTGTGGAAAACTATTCCTATACCCGTGATCGAACTGGAGTTAGTTATCCCGGATATGTTGCTATGGGAACGTATAATATACCTTCCGGACCAACCACTTCTGAAATGATTTTGATAAAAGCAGAAGCCTTGGCTAGAACCGGCAGTTGGCAGGATGCCATGAATGTGGTGGAGCAGCTACGTGTAAAAAGAATTGATTCTGATATGTATACCGAACTGGTTGCAAATACTCAGGAAGAAGCTGTGAAACTAATCATTCGTGAAAGAAGAATCGAAAGACCTTTTGTATTTACCTGGTACGATTACAGACGCTATAATAACAATGAGGTGAGCTATGATGATGTAAATCTGTCAAGAGAATTTTACCCATATAATAGTTCTGCCGTGTTAAGTGGAGAGCCACTTGTAACCTACGAACTAAGAAAAGGGGACAGAAAATGGGCCAGACCAATTCCTAATACCGAAGTGGAATCAAGTTTAGGCGTGATTAAGCAAAACACTTACTAG